In Pyricularia oryzae 70-15 chromosome 2, whole genome shotgun sequence, one genomic interval encodes:
- a CDS encoding NACHT and WD domain-containing protein, variant: protein MEQSFGQVQESLDLPTRPRFLPQFRSFTSSSTFGARASTSPAPSRSAVTEDPLGLQIVQPVDEPAGDIVFVHGLGGSAWRTWSWNRDTALFWPDWLPEEEPSLARFRISTFGYNASFRGAATNLTILDFAKDLLMQLLAAIEDDRDSHRPIIFVVHSMGGLVVKKAYTLGRHDDRYADLVARVRGILFLATPHRGSQYAKTLNNILAATPTGTTKAYVSGLDINSETIQDINEGFRQHCEGLLLCSFFETLKTSLGLTKAMIVEKSSAVLGFPLETSAGMDADHHTICKFRDRSDPNFRKVKSILKTWASELTDTGPPSMEADFQIEPELPSQENIDQRIRDIFGVRDLPQNTITPIDSDNISYSTSGGWLFEKEDFKSWLSYDSGQAADCRQFLLVGLPGTGKTVLSRLSVKRLQSMGLDVQHHFFERTNQFTSTKHCCLRAIAAQMALSIPEFRDAVLRLEAKTGHSLSSPAATLDFQALWERYFQGVLFKLKLSRPIYWVLDSLDESDSPGILLSLISSISSQTPIRVLMTSRPLKVAPTWDQARGTTYFLVASDTEADMGNYITRAVQDVVPGDPPTQAFVRDEILKKAHGSFLWARLALDLIQDSWHIKTDLLVALTEVPRGMAAMYKHMLKNVKTQNPRNGRLARRVLEWVTCSVRTLFVDEMAAALRPEFGEFLNLAVSMTQICGHFITIEQAQTQPGRQRISLIHTTAREFLLNDVGEDGIGSGWIDEQLAHETIAKTCLAYLCEEQWKSRFASIPVTTGDDLVGISGDFPLLRYAVNHWAKHVSKSPVDSVELLEAVEGFMLNHCLSWIEALSLSGNMTQLVQSAKHLKKFVKRSTRQPKSEPRQLVRSMGTESRVSLAWIQPWAVDFIRIASKFAANLVSSPSAVYRNVPPMCPRASMVAKVYGGQCAGGANFSSLPTARLDQGRLSVSGIRSETWDDCLASVLVGNDEFGNQVLAAEGLFFTLVSSAGVVTAWNVQTCEKVRRFKHTEYVPMMAIGRGGQTLAVGGYSCFVIWDVATGEKLHQIPKAVDAVVRHLRFGPGETELVAAFDNCAVQIIQVDDGASKTSKMSLAGLDSSYWGCPWRQAISADLTKVAMAWRGRPPVVWDLSNLARAPLRCRTRAMQDPLLYQEQLLWHPDNNRLLILCQDTSLWEWWLPSDDLVEYPNVKAKDIALSEDGSLLLTVEYTGTISIWTLPQLHLVYRLTCSLGGDPSIGVVFSPDSQRFYDIRGSVCNVWGPDSLVRSDEDPDNDDATSTSGSYAVTEPVVTATPSAESTTITALAIGPEDKFFACAREDGSVVIHDALDEGNWLRKVHSHPLHSTVDLLSWSPSGKYMVSGDDSGYIVCKRLQIKDVKPPTPEKERTRNEPRGFTGRWAVFPVFDSRLREPARQVLFSPDEKLLVVSTDDAEHIWDLRAKQEVIRPLERKEGQTRGHWALHPTNPDRLLCLHGKVVREHKWSTGLEVTALTDQGQGGGPHGEQAQSSHVPDALPEPQAPSMPNSGHVSQSKTQTQSEAVVWSASIDSGRLRVAALSTNDNPWALTSHSGLDLYLLDTSCRPEPDTPKRLPAFVGEKVKLLLGSNGNNLVFLAFDGWVLSYNTTNPIATGMESSCNSSETNGSPTANNSQLGLRKHFFLPKDWLNTTTAHMSMVGTASDGTFFCPKQGDVAIVRNGLRL, encoded by the exons ATGGAACAGTCATTTGGCCAGGTCCAAGAGTCTCTTGATCTCCCCACACGGCCAAGGTTTCTGCCACAGTTCAGGAGCTTTACCTCGTCATCCACAttcggggcccgggcttccACAAGTCCTGCACCCAGCCGCAGCGCTGTCACAGAAGACCCGTTGGGCCTGCAAATAGTGCAGCCGGTCGATGAACCTGCCGGGGACATAGTGTTTGTTCATGGACTGGGCGGCTCCGCGTGGAGGACGTGGTCATGGAACCGCGATACGGCGCTTTTCTGGCCCGACTGGCTGCCCGAGGAGGAGCCTTCACTGGCTAGGTTTCGCATCTCGACCTTTGGCTACAACGCCAGTTTTCGGGGTGCGGCCACCAACCTGACCATTCTCGACTTCGCCAAAGATCTCTTGATGCAGCTGCTGGCGGCCATCGAGGATGATAGAGACTCCCACAGGCCGATCATATTTGTGGTGCACTCTATGGGCGGCTTGGTGGTAAAAAAGGCTTACACCCTCGGTAGGCACGACGACCGATACGCGGACCTGGTGGCAAGGGTTAGGGGAATACTCTTCTTAGCTACACCGCACCGAGGCTCGCAGTACGCCAAGACGCTCAACAACATCCTGGCGGCAACGCCCACGGGAACGACCAAGGCGTACGTCTCGGGCTTGGACATCAACTCGGAGACAATCCAGGACATCAACGAGGGCTTCCGGCAGCATTGCGAGGGCCTACTGCTGTGCTCATTTTTTGAGACTCTCAAGACTAGTCTAGGTTTAACTAAGGCCATG ATTGTGGAAAAGTCATCTGCAGTGTTGGGGTTTCCTCTGGAAACATCGGCGGGGATGGACGCCGACCATCATACTATTTGCAAGTTCAGGGACAGATCCGACCCAAATTTCAGAAAGGTCAAAAGTATCCTCAAAACATGGGCATCAGAATTGACAGATACTG GGCCTCCTTCAATGGAGGCAGACTTTCAAATTGAGCCCGAACTTCCGAGTCAAGAAAATATCGACCAAAGAATTCGAGATATTTTCGGCGTCAGGGACCTTCCCCAAAACACCATCACACCCATAGACTCCGATAACATCAGCTACTCTACCTCAGGAGGCTGGCTGTTCGAAAAAGAAGACTTTAAAAGCTGGTTATCCTACGATAGTGGCCAAGCAGCCGACTGTCGCCAATTTCTGCTTGTCGGACTTCCTGGAACTGGGAAAACAGTGCTATCGCGACTGAGCGTCAAGAGACTCCAGTCAATGGGACTCGATGTGCAGCATCATTTTTTTGAACGCACCAACCAGTTCACCAGCACAAAGCATTGTTGTCTTAGGGCAATCGCTGCGCAAATGGCCTTGTCTATCCCCGAGTTCCGCGACGCAGTGTTGCGACTGGAAGCCAAGACGGGTCATTCTCTGAGCTCGCCTGCTGCCACTCTAGACTTTCAAGCACTTTGGGAGCGCTACTTTCAAGGTGTTCTGTTTAAACTGAAGCTATCTAGGCCTATATACTGGGTACTCGACAGCCTGGACGAATCCGATAGCCCAGGCATACTTCTTTCACTCATCTCCTCAATATCTTCACAGACGCCAATCAGGGTTTTGATGACCAGCAGACCTCTCAAGGTAGCCCCTACCTGGGACCAAGCGAGGGGCACAACCTACTTCCTGGTAGCGTCCGATACTGAGGCAGACATGGGAAACTACATTACCAGGGCGGTCCAGGACGTCGTGCCGGGAGATCCACCGACACAAGCTTTTGTAAGAGACGAGATACTCAAGAAAGCCCATGGCTCTTTTCTGTGGGCGCGGCTGGCTCTCGACCTCATCCAAGACAGCTGGCATATAAAGACGGATCTTCTGGTTGCCCTGACAGAGGTCCCGCGGGGGATGGCTGCAATGTACAAACACATGCTCAAGAATGTCAAAACGCAGAACCCCAGGAATGGCAGATTGGCGAGGAGAGTGCTAGAGTGGGTGACATGCAGCGTGCGCACGCTCTTTGTGGACGAGATGGCGGCAGCGCTGAGGCCCGAGTTTGGCGAGTTTCTGAACTTGGCCGTGTCCATGACGCAGATCTGTGGCCACTTTATCACGATCGAGCAGGCGCAAACACAGCCTGGGAGGCAGCGCATCTCCTTGATACACACGACAGCCAGGGAGTTTCTGCTGAATGACGTGGGCGAGGATGGCATTGGCTCGGGATGGATTGACGAGCAGCTCGCACACGAAACGATTGCCAAAACATGCCTTGCCTACTTGTGCGAAGAGCAGTGGAAGTCGAGATTTGCGTCGATTCCGGTGACGACAGGCGACGACCTGGTCGGAATTTCAGGAGACTTTCCCCTCTTGCGTTATGCAGTCAACCACTGGGCTAAACACGTGTCAAAATCTCCCGTGGATAGCGTAGAGCTGCTAGAGGCCGTCGAGGGATTTATGCTCAATCACTGTCTATCCTGGATAGAGGCTCTTTCTCTGTCCGGCAACATGACCCAGCTGGTTCAATCGGCAAAGCATCTCAAGAAGTTTGTCAAGAGGTCGACCCGTCAGCCAAAGTCAGAACCGCGTCAGCTGGTGCGCTCCATGGGCACAGAGTCTCGCGTATCCTTGGCCTGGATCCAGCCCTGGGCGGTTGACTTTATCCGCATCGCCAGCAAGTTTGCCGCCAACCTGGTCAGCAGCCCGTCGGCGGTTTACCGCAACGTGCCACCAATGTGTCCGCGTGCGTCGATGGTGGCCAAGGTTTATGGAGGACAGTGTGCTGGCGGGGCCAACTTTTCTTCCCTGCCGACGGCTCGCCTGGACCAGGGACGCCTCTCGGTCAGCGGCATTCGGTCCGAGACATGGGATGACTGTCTGGCCAGCGTGCTGGTTGGCAACGATGAGTTCGGCAACCAGGTGCTCGCCGCCGAGGGTCTCTTCTTCACCCTGGTTAGCAGTGCCGGCGTCGTCACCGCTTGGAACGTTCAGACGTGCGAAAAGGTCCGCAGGTTCAAGCATACCGAGTACGTCCCGATGATGGCGATTGGCCGCGGCGGTCAGACTCTCGCAGTGGGGGGCTACAGCTGCTTTGTCATCTGGGATGTCGCCACCGGAGAGAAGCTTCACCAGATACCCAAGGCAGTTGATGCTGTCGTGCGCCATCTGAGGTTTGGACCAGGAGAAACGGAGCTCGTAGCTGCGTTTGACAACTGCGCAGTCCAGATCATCCAGGTCGACGACGGTGCCTCAAAAACTTCCAAGATGAGCCTTGCGGGCCTGGATTCCAGCTATTGGGGGTGTCCCTGGAGACAGGCAATCAGCGCCGATTTAACCAAGGTCGCAATGGCATGGCGTGGGAGACCACCAGTTGTTTGGGACCTGAGCAACCTTGCCAGAGCGCCTCTGCGATGTCGGACCCGAGCGATGCAGGATCCCCTGCTGTATCAAGAACAGCTCCTGTGGCATCCGGACAATAACCGGCTGCTGATTCTCTGCCAGGACACTTCGCTCTGGGAGTGGTGGCTGCCGAGCGACGACCTTGTAGAGTACCCCAATGTCAAAGCCAAAGACATTGCGCTCTCTGAAGATGGATCTCTCCTTCTCACGGTAGAATACACTGGCACAATCAGCATATGGACCTTGCCTCAGTTGCACCTCGTATACCGACTAACATGCAGCCTCGGCGGCGATCCATCCATCGGCGTCGTCTTCAGCCCCGACAGTCAACGGTTCTACGACATCCGTGGCTCGGTCTGCAACGTCTGGGGGCCGGACTCGCTGGTGCGATCCGACGAGGACCCCGACAATGACGACGCCACCAGCACATCAGGCAGCTACGCCGTCACAGAGCCCGTGGTCACAGCTACGCCGTCAGCCGAAAGCACAACCATCACTGCGCTCGCCATTGGCCCCGAAGATAAATTCTTTGCCTGCGCCCGCGAGGACGGTTCCGTTGTGATCCACGATGCTCTCGACGAGGGCAACTGGCTGCGCAAGGTGCACTCGCACCCCCTGCATAGTACCGTTGACCTCTTGTCCTGGTCGCCCTCTGGAAAGTACATGGTGTCCGGTGACGACTCGGGGTATATAGTCTGCAAGCGTCTGCAGATCAAGGACGTGAAGCCTCCCACGCCCGAGAAGGAGCGCACTCGCAATGAGCCCCGCGGCTTTACCGGGAGATGGGCTGTTTTCCCCGTGTTTGACAGTCGTCTCAGAGAGCCTGCAAGGCAGGTGCTTTTCAGCCCTGACGAAAAGCTACTTGTGGTGAGCACAGATGACGCAGAGCATATATGGGATTTGCGAGCAAAGCAGGAAGTCATCCGACCACTGGAGCGAAAAGAAGGTCAAACAAGGGGACACTGGGCGCTGCACCCCACAAACCCTGACCGACTGCTTTGTCTGCATGGCAAGGTTGTCCGAGAGCACAAGTGGAGCACTGGTCTTGAAGTAACAGCATTGACTGATCAAGGTCAGGGCGGCGGTCCTCATGGCGAGCAAGCGCAATCATCCCATGTCCCTGACGCTCTTCCAGAGCCACAAGCGCCGTCCATGCCAAACTCTGGCCACGTTTCGCAGTCCAAAACACAGACGCAGAGCGAGGCAGTAGTCTGGTCCGCGTCTATCGATAGCGGCAGGCTTAGAGTTGCAGCCCTATCGACCAACGACAACCCTTGGGCACTAACATCACATTCCGGGCTGGATCTTTACCTTCTAGACACCTCGTGTAGACCCGAGCCTGATACTCCCAAAAGGTTGCCGGCTTTCGTGGGCGAAAAGGTCAAGCTACTCCTCGGCTCAAACGGTAACAATCTTGTCTTTCTGGCCTTTGACGGCTGGGTCTTATCTTATAACACCACAAATCCGATAGCTACCGGGATGGAATCGTCTTGCAATAGCTCGGAAACGAATGGAAGTCCTACTGCCAATAACTCCCAGCTAGGACTGCGAAAACATTTCTTCCTGCCAAAAGACTGGCTCAACACGACAACGGCACACATGTCAATGGTAGGAACCGCATCGGATGGAACTTTTTTCTGTCCAAAGCAGGGTGATGTTGCCATCGTGAGAAATGGACTTCGCTTATAA